Below is a genomic region from Sebastes umbrosus isolate fSebUmb1 chromosome 20, fSebUmb1.pri, whole genome shotgun sequence.
ctagctgtgtttgagggcgtgccaaactagccgctaggcaaaatgtgttacctggtgacatcactaagctacagaagaaaaggcaggacttcaagcgaggcgtttcaggcagttcaggagcagtgtttctatgggggagagtaactccctttggcgtggactttgtaacttcgCAGACCTTTgacatgaacaaaaaaataaataacacactaaaggaaaggggaaaagcacaaaagcataataggtcccctttaagaaaaGACACGATTCCTCCTGTAATGTACCATGTCGTGGTATACAACAGTGTTATCAGGTATTATTGATTTAAAACACTATTTTTAATGTAGATCAATAGTGCAACTAATGTACAATACAGGAACACATACCTTTTCCCCCCACACATAATACAGCAGTACAGTCTATCGACCTGAAGCGTTGAGTGTGTGTCTCCCAGCAGGATGGGTACATTTGTGACCCTGGCGGAAGTGTTGGAGGCCCGGGGTTCAAAACTGGACGAGGATGAGGTCTGGTGTCTTTTGCTCGCCACCACTGAGGCCTTACTGGACATTTCCAAAAAAGGTAACCACTCATCAGTTCCCATTTCCTCCCAATTCCACTTGTTTCAGCGCACAGGGCTCTTTTCTCAGGCAGCATTCAAGAGCATCCAAACAGACTAAGTTTGTGCTCAACCAAATAGTtgcaagagaaagaaagagaaaccaGTTTTGTGTTCTGCTCTCggtttaggttcaggcaacatgTGCAACGTGCTGAGCCCAGGCTCGGTGCTGCTGTCAGCCAACGGGAGTCTGGCCTTCAAGAGCTGTGCCCGATACGAAGACGTGGCCTCCTTCACAGCGCCAGAGATCCAGCAGGGTCACGCTGCCTCCACCAGGACTGCAGTCGAAAAGGTTGGCAAACTTGTGAGGACATCTGCTATAAAATATCATGATGTAGACAAGTGGTTCTAAacctgggggtcgggacccTCAAAAGGAGTCGcgagataaatctgaggggacATAAAAGGAGTAATGGAAtggaaaataataagaaaaatctTTTTATTACTGGATTGTTTTATCACTTCAGGCTTCTAATGTTAATTCAAATCAAACTAGTTGACATTTATGAAACGCCAACCAGTTGGAAGGGTTCACAATATAAGGATTTACATGGAGAAATGGCTATGTTTTAAGCATATCTCCTAACCGGACGTGCCAGATGGCTtgtttacacagaaccatctgagaagccgtcattggaaactgtttagaAGAGGGCAggtactataaaaaaaaaacttggtaggtgattggatgaaccatctgtcaatccaACTCTTGCCggagccagtcaggagaagaacGAAAACATCTTTCCCATCAagaaaaagccttcagtgccgttctttgctcttctttcaatgaagaaattcTCTCCAGTTCTGGTATAACTGATGCTAATGCAGCTACGCTAATCTCTTTGGgagattgttgttgttttgaacatACAGTCGCCTACCCTTGTCGTCGCATCATACACACATAAGCCATGCCCGCAGTTGCCAGTAGCTcttcacaggacgctgattggtccgtgctctggtttgccggacacaaacgcattacttgaagcctgacaaggtggatttttcatgtgatataTAATCCCACGATTCTTGCGTAATATAGAATCCGGCTGCTGTGCAAGGTAATATATCTCCGTGCTAAACCCTTCAATCAGACATTGTAAGGACCTGATCACACCGAGACGCGTTGCTAGAAACGCATCGCCTgcaaaaccattgttttcctatggtaGGACGTGTCTGGCGTGCGCTATTCTCTTGCGTCACGCCTCACgatttttttagcatttttaagacatgcataaaatataatatatatataatataaaatattctcAACTTTTCAGCGCAAGGAGTGGAGTCGCAGGTTGCAAGCACACATCCCCACTCCATAGGTGCACCGCCGGTTTTTCCCGAAGTGCATTGCCAAGGCTTTTTTGAAGTGGCCGCGCCTGTAGTGACGCGTCTCAGTGTGATCAGCCCCTTGGGAATCAGTTAACAGCATGAGCTCGGCATCAACAGTGGCACTAGTCCCAAAAACAGGACGTTACAGAAAGGGTTTTGATATAAACCGAAATAAATGTCTGAATCATTTCCTTGTCCTGCTGTCCTCAGATGGTTGCGTACTCACTGGGGATGACTCTTTATTGGTGTGTTGATTATCATCTACCTCAAAACCAGGTACTTCTTCCTTTTCTCAAACTCTTTCTAGCGTATTCATAGTAGTTGCGGTATCATCCATTTTGCTGTCACTTGTTTCCTCCCAGCCGGTCCAGCTGAGTGCAGAGCTGGAGGGTTTGCTGCTGAGCATGTGCGAGGACATAGTGGTCAGACGGACCGACCTGCTCACGGTGCTGGAGACCTGCGAGCTTCACCACAGGGCCTCGATGCTGCCTCCTCCCGAACGACTCGTCAGGCAGCTGGTAGAAGACGTCTACAGAAACTCGGTGAGTGGATTTTGGTTTGGTTTCAATTGCCTAGGTGAGGTCACGTTTGGTTTCGAGAAGttttagatttgtttgttttttgttgagtTTACTGATAGCACCAACTCTCTCTGCTGGTTTTCTTGACCTGAACAGTGATGTCTTTTGCAGGTTGATCATGTGTCCATGGCTGAAAACGGATCCCGGCTAACAGACCGCAGTCAAATGATCAGGGACAGATTACACAGTAAGAAACTGATCCCTTCTGTTAGAtttaaagtccaactgaaattaaattgcatttttaatAGCTCTACATTTTAGGAAATAGGCTTATTCACTTTtattgcagagagttagatgaggagattgATACTACTCTcatgtctttatgctaaatatgaagctactgccAACAGGTAGTTAccgtagcttagcataaagacaggaagcagggggaaacagctagtctggctctgtaCAAAGGTAATTCAATTTGGCTCCAAAGCAGACTTAGAAAGATCTactttgtttaatctgtacacaaaGTTGTGCAGAAAAGACACTGCTCCCGGCCAGGAAACAGTCGAAGGCACATAATCCACTATAAAACCACGACATGCCATTtttacatttccatttttttctacagaaaaatgtaatataatgtcaGTGAGTTAATGTCGGTAATTAGTGAGCTAATAGTGCTGATAGGCAGTTTTTTAATCTTTGGTCAGACcgaagctagctgtttccttgTTTCTAGTCTTTgcgctaagctaagctaaccggctgctggctgtcgCTTCATATACCACTATTATTTCTGTATGGTGAATATGAAGCAACTATCCGCAGCCAGTTAGCTTCGCATATGACTGaaagcagagggaaacagctagcctaccACCTACTAGCACCTCTAAAGGTTGCTAAGTAACATATTTATTAGCTAGTCATGCTAATTTCttcacctttggacagagccaggataGCCATTTCCCCCCCTTCTCCCAGTCATAGGCCACGCTAAGCTAACGGACTAATGTTTTTTAGACATTTACCATGCCAAATGTGAGAGCTGTAATATTGGCATGTAATGTAAGGTATTGCATACCAATTTGTTTTTCAGGAGGCTCTTTTAGCAACTCAACATGGGCGCTGAAGAAAAAGATTTCTAGAACATTCTCCGGAGCAGCTTATCCATGCGAGCCCACAGGGTATGAAGCATTACACACATGATAACAGACAAGACACAGTATAAACATATGGTGTTTACTTCAAAATGAACCAAATTCAAGTAAAGTTTGATTTTATCGcttaaatgataaaaacaatgagtaaaaagtaaaaagaagagAGTGCTGGAAAGACAAACCCCTCCACAGGAGAAGGAAATTAAATGTGTGATGGTTTGAGCCATCGTGTCATGAGTGACGGATCTCACCTCCCATCAGACTCAGAATGGAAAACTCATTTTTTCAGCCCCTGTAGTCCGTACATGGATGGTAATCGAAACGCCAACTCGAGATCCCTCGCACAGTTCGATTCCTCGATGAGTCTGAATGACAAGAAAGTGAAGGTGGGCAAGAGTATTATATcatgttatataatataatataatgaaaacataatatcTCATCACACATTTCATTAAaaccttgtttttttattatttatcctcTGTTGCAGGACATGGGTCCTGAGTTTATTAGAATGTTAGATGAGCCGCTGGTTGTCTTGGAGCTGCCTGGATCCATCGTGGTGAGTTCTGCAAAATAGAAATTAAATTGTGAGAGTTTGACAGTAGTTTGAAGGGCATAAAGAATAAAGCATTATTCTGCAACATGCATGAATAATTTCttaccttatttatttctgtcctcTAAATTCTTTTCTCCCACCTCGCAGTCAAAGAAAGGGAAATCTCCAATCACTCAGAGAGAGCTGAGTGTGGTGATGCCAAACGGTCAGAGCATCCTGGTCAAGTGTGAGGTGAAATCCAGAGGAGGGGACGTCTTTGACATGATTGTGGCTCACTCCAACCTGGTGGAACATTTCTACTTTGGCCTTGCTTATATTGACGGTAAACAGgtttaaaagaaataatgagTCTTTCTGAAGGGCTCCGTTTTTGTCTAATTGTGGCACGTTTGTAGTGATTTATTTGAGCACTAGAGCATTTTGAGGTCATTTATACATGTGATGTATATGTGAAACACACCAGAAGCCCGTTGTATGGGACTTTATGGTGTCGGTAGACTACAAGTCATATATTATTAATGTCAACTTACAAttttctttgttcttttctCTATTCTCTGGTCAGATAATGAGTTTTACTTTGTGGACAACGATACCAAGATTTCCAAAGTTGCTCCAGATAGCTGGAAGAAAGTGCCTACAACCACCCTTGTCCTTTTCTTCAGGGTCAAATTCTTTGTCAATGACATTTCTCTTCTTTTGTAAGTATTTCCCCTTTTCTCGTATTTTtaccaaaaaatacaaaaataataattagaaaatGTAAAGTACGGTTGAATCTTTAATAGTGTATGGTCTTCTCTGTCAGGCAAAAACAGACCCGCCACAAGTATTACCTCCAGCTCAGGAGAGACCTTTTGGAGGACAGGCTGTCCTGCCATGAGGAGACGGCTCTGTACCTGGGAGCTCTGGCCCTGCAGACGGAGTGTGGAGACTGCATGCCTGAGGTTGTGCACCACACatttgaacaaaacatgtaaatacCTAGGTATAAttaatacaacaacaaaaatatttatgGGTGCCACATACAGCATTTTGAAACATTGACATGTCATTGTTCAACcggatctcatgggaaggcatgTAAATATGACATTACATggcgcgtgtcatttgtatgtctCTTTTcatgccacgcaacaaaactatggtaacagcTGCAGTTAGGattgggcaacaaaactgctcactaatgtttgaaaaaaaacatcatgactGTGCTTAAAATAAGCACGTAAACTACGtacaaaaacaacatgacagaagtacagaaaacacgtcacaaacatcattaACATAACTTCAAAATTACTCAACACTTTGGGAAACAAACACCAGTTTCacggttgaaagtcctgtggtggttggacccgtccacctcctctcccgcccaccataagcagctctctcactttttattctacatcactagctctgagcgtagtaTATTTacatggatgtgtttacattgctgtcaatacagactaaatggcgtacaaatgacttggcaaaagcaagaacggcgttcttattgcacgtgATATGACTTGCAAAttactgtgtcattcatacgccctTAAGTTTGTAGTGTATAAGTTCCTCTAAATATTTTGTCTAAAGGTTTTGATCTGTCGTGTTTAGGTATATGGTAGGAACTACTACCGCCCTGACCAGTATGTCTCCAAGAGCGTGATGGAGAAACGTGCCTTGCCTCACATTCAGGGGGAGCTGCTACGACTTCACACCAACAACGCTCAGATGCTCACCGACGAATCAGAGCTCGAGTTCCTCAAGGTAGCAAAATGGTCAAATTTGATAATGGAAATTCATATCTAGCGGTACAACTACGACTACCATTAACATCATATGAAGTACAGTCACCACTCTCTATTTGTCCCTTTAGGTGTGTCAGCAATTGCCTGAATACGGCGTGTTGTTCCACCGTGTGATGCGTGAGAAAAAGCCCTTAGAAGGAGAGATCGTCATTGGGGTTTGTGCCAAAGGAGTCAACGTCTACGAGGTTAAAGATGGCGGCAGATCCACCAATCAGACTTTCTACTGGAGGGAGACGGCAACAATCTCTTCTAACGTGAGCGAAGGGATGATGATTTAATCCCtcttattgaaataaaattgctgccaaaataaaaatgtggttGGTAATAgaaatgtcacaagaaccgatacttcagtaccaagttGGTGGCAAAATTCcaaaaaacgtgacggtactctttttctactgTACTGCAGGTATCATCGGGGCTCGAGCCTAGCAGTGTcccgatagaaaatgtgtttggaacACATCCAAGGGACGCACCCTCTTTTTTCGCTGATATtgctacattgcgaacaacaaatccgtgctgaaattggcaggacgagagctagttaatgttagctgttagctccgtgcggGAATGTGTTGCTTACTggttgctaacagctaacgttagctatccCTCATCCTGTCAATGTCAACACAGGAGGTgccattatgatgcgttcaggcgctatacagtaaaaatgaagtaaaaaagggtaaattctaacgttaccatgatgtgtttaaatttaatcttggcgagaaacttgaataaatccagttgtatgaaggagatgttttcacagcaatataaaattgataatagagagggaattatgacctgattaacttactaacaaaaaccagtatgcaaaggGTAATAAaggaatgtactgtatgttgaagtaaataggatttattgttttacttttgtttttaccgtggtatcgtactggtatcgagaatcgtggaatttaactgctattggtatcgactactaaatttctagTATCGTGACATCCGTAGATGGTAGTGAcgtttgttatttttctgtgcGTGTTATTCCCTAAAAACTTTTTTCTTCATGTGCTTGCAGAGGCGTAAATTTGTAATAGAGTGCCGGGGCAGCAAGAAGAGGTACACCTTCATCACAGAGAGATCGAAGGTGGCCACATATCTGTGTAACCTCTGTTCAGCCCAACACAAGTTCAACAATGAGATGAGCTCTCGCCAGCTGAGCCACAGCCTGGTTTCAGGTCAGTCGCTGCACCATGAGTATTGCCAAAGCCAGCTTTTTGAGTTGTAGGACTCAGAAAAGACATTAGTGGAAAGACAAAACTGGTGACTTCTCTTGCGGACTGTTTCCACTCCCTAAACATACCTTCTCCATGTTTCTTTATCTCCAGAGGAGAACATTGTGCAGTACGCGGCAGTGTGTCGCGCACAGAGCAGCCTGCACAAGTCCTACTCCAGTTCAGAGATGCCACAGGATGACAGCGGTCTGACCACGCCTCAGGACGAGCCCCTGAACAAGCTGTGTGATGACGTCAACGCCAGGATCGTGGCACGCATTAAACAGCAGCGCCTCAATGAGCAGAGGTACTTAGCCATTTAGCTAGCTCATGCTAATTTCAGTTCTTCTCCTGcttattccacaaaaaaaagcagcagagaacGGAATTGTGTAATCGCTCTATCACTATTATCACGTTgtttttctgcgttttttctgCAGTACCTGCTCCAGCAGTCAGCGCAGCAGCACTGGTATGCATTCCCCGGCCTGCTCTCAGAGGAGCGGATCTGAAGCTCTTTCTGGCTCCCCAGCAGCCAGAGGTATGGCCTCTAAGTTTACTACTCATTGTTTCTACCGGATGGCCTACAAACAAgcaacaggatcaaaaaaagtCTCTGCAACTTCTTCCGTTGCCTGTAGAGCTGAGAAACAAGGGGAACTGGGTGTACTTTGGGTTAAAAATTCAGACAAGAGTTGCGAACTGTTGAACTTTTTGTGGGCCATCAATAATTCAGTGCTGACAGTAGTTGTGTGATGATGCACTTTCAAAATGCCACTGCTTTACCTCATTAATGATGGATGAATGATGCATCTTTTTATCGATTCTTATTTTAGGAAgaagttacattttaaatatgtttacGTGTTATTGTACTTTGTGTCTTACAGATACCCCAACAAAACTAGGGTCATCGCCAGAGAGAGAAGTCATATGTGTTTCTTTAAAGAAAGACCCAAAGCTTGGCCTGGGTAAGCTGATCACACTTATAAACAATACACAGCATCAACAGAGAAGATTGATTTCCAAGAGGAATTGTTAAGATTTTGATGCACTAGTCTACCACTACGGCCAGTGATTAGTTTAGTGATTCTATTTTGAACAGGGGGGGATGGACCCATTTTGTTTCTAAAGAGCGACGAACACCGCGTATggaggaagtcggggtggatgggtgggtcaaaaaataccagactttctcccgggagaccggtgttcgtaccccgtgtgaaaccagtagtcaatgttgatttatttgttacggaacttctgtacttaagttacgccacttccagagttattataacccaaaccacaaacttttcttaaacataactaagtagttttgttgtttaaacctcaccaagtcgatcttttcctaagcgtaagtagttttgttgccgtcatgtaacttctgtacttaagttacgtcacttctggagttattttaacccaaactacgatcttttcctaaacctaacaaagtcgtTTTGATggctaaacctaaccgagtttcctgtgaagacggaggtttattttgaaaagaccgaagcggaaattgacacgtgcgtcacatgttgctggacattcgtaggaaaatacacgaaaaattaggaaaaacttTTCGTAAgctatcatacgaaccgttgtatgaggacacATTGATACACGGCaggctactgatatttcagagccacgGTCGGGGCTAAAGaacttgcacaaacctcagtcagataaaagatcaatgagtcaggcagactaaactaacatatTCAACTAAACAACCCCTCTGCCCCTGCACTCACTCTGCTATaggggatggagaggggggatggcaggttaacaaggggaaggcattttggtcattttgccaACAAGGGGGAATGGCATCCCCCCCTCATATCGCCTGCTGACTACAACCTGCTTAGGATGCCTTGTAATAACTGCTGTTACTAATGTCATCCCTTTACTTTTATGTTCAGTACGTTTCTAGTGCACATTCACATTCTTTTCCTTGATTTTCACAGCACTCGCAGCAAAATACACGAACAAAGCTGATAGGAATAAATGTTTTAGATCATGTAAGCACTCTGGCAGTAGTTATGTAAAGTGATGAATAAGTCATAATCTTACAGAATCTCTACAGAACAAAGTCCTTTCTTAGCACAACTGTGGTTTGTGTTCATACAGGTGTCGTGATAGTGGGAGAGGACACCGTGGGCCATTATGACTTGGGCGTCTTTGTTGCTTCCATTGTGCCTGGCGGACCCGCTGATAAGGACGGACGCATCCGACCAGGTAGAGAATcatgtggacatttttttacttcCTTAACAACGCTGTGTTCAATGTATTGCTGAAGTTCCACCTTTGACTGTTTGCAGAAGTTTGCTTTCCCATTTAGAAATCAAACTTTGCCCTTATCAGTTCTTCAGTCAACCGTGTTTTCCCTAATGGTAGATACCTCATTTTGGTGCAgacagaatcgatatatttgcttcatttgagtctatgtggaggtagaaggaagttaccgcttttattgttgtagtctgagtaaggtaacgtcatatccgttccgtatcctacaaccaaaacaaacagcagccagccgcattacatgtcccttataaattagaaataaaataccactaatttgtgagggaaatgtcttcattcttagatttttgggttgctggaaaaaatttaataaataattcgtgacaatgactgatatatttgacttcaggacatctctgactatatacctgctgaaaatcaaactttcttactgtattaatttagatattttccaaagttaaagtccctagaagtgtatgattcaactttttcccgtGGTCTAGTGttataaaagttaataaaaatccTAATAAATCCTaaatcgaatcgcaatacatatcgaatcggcacccaagtatcgcgatagtattgaatcagaaGATAGGtgaattgtcccagccctaatgtttTCCCCTAAAAGATGCCACTAATTCTCATATTTTAATTCTCAATACTCATTTTAGTGCAGACTCCTTAAATATGTCCAATTATCTGGTTGAtaggtgtttttcttttaaattcatCCGGTATCTTTTAAGTAAATGGATGCAGAGAATGTGTAGTAAAGTGcaaaagaggacagagagggtATGGGAGGTGTCTGTGGGATTCGGTCAAAGGCCTTTGGGGGTCACACGTGGGTTCAGAGGTGCTGGGGAGGTCTTGAAACTCCACTGTTACCGGACACCAGCACCATTTCACTGTGACCTTTGCCTGCAGGTGGTCGTCTGATCTCTCTGAACCACATCAGCCTGGAGGGCGTCACCTTCAGCGAGGCAGCGGAGGTCATGCAGAGCAGCCCCGAGGAGGTGCAGCTCATTATCTCACAGCCAAAaggtgctctgtgtgtgtgtgtgtgtgtgtgtgtgtgtgtgtgtgtgtgtgtgtgtgtggttactgtatgtgtgtaatgATACTGGGTCGGTGACCCTTGCCCTCCTTTGTTTACATGTAATGTTAGCAATTTATCCTATTCTACTGATGCACCTGTTCTGAATtactaacatgtaaaactgagttttccTTTCCCTTCTTTGTGCTGTATAGTGCCTTTTCTGtggttttatttaataatatgtcAAACATTTAGCTTATTTTTATATCATCATCCcacttgtttgtctttgtgcaAAATGTCAGTTTTTGCTGACTCATCTTGCTCTCAAGGGTGTAAACAACTTCCATCCTCCACCTCTCATAATACAGTATAAAGCTTCAGACCCTTCTGATGTTAAACACATTATATTCCAAGTGTTAGGAAGGTGTTCTCTCCATCCatcatttctttacattttaaacGCTAAAACAGCATACATCACAGTGATTTCGCTTATATCACAGCCGATATAGTGAAGCTATATGGACAACAATAAATTCAGATAAATTctaaatacacttatttgcaaTCTTGcccagagttagatgagaagattgacaccattcttgtgtctgtgtgttaagtATGAAGTTACGGCCAGCAGCCGTTAACTTAgattagtttagcataaagcctaggccaggctagctgtttcctgtcAGGTCATGTTTCCCGTCTGACAggcagcctggctctgtccaaaggtaacaaaatataTCTAGTAGCACCTCCAAATGTTggtaattaacatgttatatgttgttgttgtttttttatccgCACAAAAAAGTCTTGGTGCTAAgcaaagctaagctaagctaactggctac
It encodes:
- the frmpd2 gene encoding FERM and PDZ domain-containing protein 2 isoform X2, with the protein product MGTFVTLAEVLEARGSKLDEDEVWCLLLATTEALLDISKKGSGNMCNVLSPGSVLLSANGSLAFKSCARYEDVASFTAPEIQQGHAASTRTAVEKMVAYSLGMTLYWCVDYHLPQNQPVQLSAELEGLLLSMCEDIVVRRTDLLTVLETCELHHRASMLPPPERLVRQLVEDVYRNSVDHVSMAENGSRLTDRSQMIRDRLHRGSFSNSTWALKKKISRTFSGAAYPCEPTGPCSPYMDGNRNANSRSLAQFDSSMSLNDKKVKDMGPEFIRMLDEPLVVLELPGSIVSKKGKSPITQRELSVVMPNGQSILVKCEVKSRGGDVFDMIVAHSNLVEHFYFGLAYIDDNEFYFVDNDTKISKVAPDSWKKVPTTTLVLFFRVKFFVNDISLLLQKQTRHKYYLQLRRDLLEDRLSCHEETALYLGALALQTECGDCMPEVYGRNYYRPDQYVSKSVMEKRALPHIQGELLRLHTNNAQMLTDESELEFLKVCQQLPEYGVLFHRVMREKKPLEGEIVIGVCAKGVNVYEVKDGGRSTNQTFYWRETATISSNRRKFVIECRGSKKRYTFITERSKVATYLCNLCSAQHKFNNEMSSRQLSHSLVSEENIVQYAAVCRAQSSLHKSYSSSEMPQDDSGLTTPQDEPLNKLCDDVNARIVARIKQQRLNEQSTCSSSQRSSTGMHSPACSQRSGSEALSGSPAARDTPTKLGSSPEREVICVSLKKDPKLGLGVVIVGEDTVGHYDLGVFVASIVPGGPADKDGRIRPGGRLISLNHISLEGVTFSEAAEVMQSSPEEVQLIISQPKVGLSPNSVRSPVLRNYESQTTLMADGRSGDDSLDELVSVMMTPKTGNRLHVPREDCCSLSPPLNCMRPEEIPVELRKISGSLGISISGGVNTNFPNGGIYIRSLVQGGAAERDRRLQSGDRLMEVDGISFHGFTYQQAVERLSNTGEVVTLVVERVLMNIPRVSTFSSGSNQSISPTTSPLRFNSCSSISTTPNAISRDYSFVNDDNTQEVTLTKNANGLGFSFLMCELDPPTRDFGSLVRIKQLYPGQPAQQSGRIREGDVLLAVNGQSLKELSYPRVLKLFKTAPPEVRLTLSRPAPGILPSIDQFTGT
- the frmpd2 gene encoding FERM and PDZ domain-containing protein 2 isoform X1, with product MGTFVTLAEVLEARGSKLDEDEVWCLLLATTEALLDISKKGSGNMCNVLSPGSVLLSANGSLAFKSCARYEDVASFTAPEIQQGHAASTRTAVEKMVAYSLGMTLYWCVDYHLPQNQPVQLSAELEGLLLSMCEDIVVRRTDLLTVLETCELHHRASMLPPPERLVRQLVEDVYRNSVDHVSMAENGSRLTDRSQMIRDRLHRGSFSNSTWALKKKISRTFSGAAYPCEPTGPCSPYMDGNRNANSRSLAQFDSSMSLNDKKVKDMGPEFIRMLDEPLVVLELPGSIVSKKGKSPITQRELSVVMPNGQSILVKCEVKSRGGDVFDMIVAHSNLVEHFYFGLAYIDDNEFYFVDNDTKISKVAPDSWKKVPTTTLVLFFRVKFFVNDISLLLQKQTRHKYYLQLRRDLLEDRLSCHEETALYLGALALQTECGDCMPEVYGRNYYRPDQYVSKSVMEKRALPHIQGELLRLHTNNAQMLTDESELEFLKVCQQLPEYGVLFHRVMREKKPLEGEIVIGVCAKGVNVYEVKDGGRSTNQTFYWRETATISSNRRKFVIECRGSKKRYTFITERSKVATYLCNLCSAQHKFNNEMSSRQLSHSLVSEENIVQYAAVCRAQSSLHKSYSSSEMPQDDSGLTTPQDEPLNKLCDDVNARIVARIKQQRLNEQSTCSSSQRSSTGMHSPACSQRSGSEALSGSPAARDTPTKLGSSPEREVICVSLKKDPKLGLGVVIVGEDTVGHYDLGVFVASIVPGGPADKDGRIRPGGRLISLNHISLEGVTFSEAAEVMQSSPEEVQLIISQPKVGLSPNSVRSPVLRNYESQTTLMADGRSGDDSLDELVSVMMTPKTGNRLHVPREVRILGAQDCCSLSPPLNCMRPEEIPVELRKISGSLGISISGGVNTNFPNGGIYIRSLVQGGAAERDRRLQSGDRLMEVDGISFHGFTYQQAVERLSNTGEVVTLVVERVLMNIPRVSTFSSGSNQSISPTTSPLRFNSCSSISTTPNAISRDYSFVNDDNTQEVTLTKNANGLGFSFLMCELDPPTRDFGSLVRIKQLYPGQPAQQSGRIREGDVLLAVNGQSLKELSYPRVLKLFKTAPPEVRLTLSRPAPGILPSIDQFTGT
- the frmpd2 gene encoding FERM and PDZ domain-containing protein 2 isoform X3, producing the protein MVAYSLGMTLYWCVDYHLPQNQPVQLSAELEGLLLSMCEDIVVRRTDLLTVLETCELHHRASMLPPPERLVRQLVEDVYRNSVDHVSMAENGSRLTDRSQMIRDRLHRGSFSNSTWALKKKISRTFSGAAYPCEPTGPCSPYMDGNRNANSRSLAQFDSSMSLNDKKVKDMGPEFIRMLDEPLVVLELPGSIVSKKGKSPITQRELSVVMPNGQSILVKCEVKSRGGDVFDMIVAHSNLVEHFYFGLAYIDDNEFYFVDNDTKISKVAPDSWKKVPTTTLVLFFRVKFFVNDISLLLQKQTRHKYYLQLRRDLLEDRLSCHEETALYLGALALQTECGDCMPEVYGRNYYRPDQYVSKSVMEKRALPHIQGELLRLHTNNAQMLTDESELEFLKVCQQLPEYGVLFHRVMREKKPLEGEIVIGVCAKGVNVYEVKDGGRSTNQTFYWRETATISSNRRKFVIECRGSKKRYTFITERSKVATYLCNLCSAQHKFNNEMSSRQLSHSLVSEENIVQYAAVCRAQSSLHKSYSSSEMPQDDSGLTTPQDEPLNKLCDDVNARIVARIKQQRLNEQSTCSSSQRSSTGMHSPACSQRSGSEALSGSPAARDTPTKLGSSPEREVICVSLKKDPKLGLGVVIVGEDTVGHYDLGVFVASIVPGGPADKDGRIRPGGRLISLNHISLEGVTFSEAAEVMQSSPEEVQLIISQPKVGLSPNSVRSPVLRNYESQTTLMADGRSGDDSLDELVSVMMTPKTGNRLHVPREVRILGAQDCCSLSPPLNCMRPEEIPVELRKISGSLGISISGGVNTNFPNGGIYIRSLVQGGAAERDRRLQSGDRLMEVDGISFHGFTYQQAVERLSNTGEVVTLVVERVLMNIPRVSTFSSGSNQSISPTTSPLRFNSCSSISTTPNAISRDYSFVNDDNTQEVTLTKNANGLGFSFLMCELDPPTRDFGSLVRIKQLYPGQPAQQSGRIREGDVLLAVNGQSLKELSYPRVLKLFKTAPPEVRLTLSRPAPGILPSIDQFTGT